In Flavobacteriales bacterium, one genomic interval encodes:
- a CDS encoding T9SS type A sorting domain-containing protein has product MTTQPRSMRSIGIAISLVAGQLVSHQSFAQGLNNFFLMGYDNDEGSPWGGTNIDYILGIPDIYYQYRDIGYSRANANITVSNGVLLFSTNGAWVADAIGDTMQNGTGLSPSNYSTTYNEGLHTPQDALIIPIPGSPSRHYLFHGTIDNFSESFAQYLYVSAIDLNMNGGFGSVVSKNIVLIDDTLNIGKITSVRHANGRDWWVFCHKQFANIYLRLLVTPYGIQGPFQQSVGMLRHADGGQVCFSPNGDKFAYYYGAEDDLEIFDFDRCTGLLSNPVHIAIEDYNQMGGVAFSPSGQFLYVSSVLDVYQYDVTVADIAGSMVHLGTWDGFYSPSPPLATVFDIAQLAPDGKIYISTGNGTFHLHVINAPDLPGLACDFQQHAIELPTYNFNSLPNHPNYHLGPIDGSVCDSLGINTLTPSVLGSARTATVFPSPSTGQFTISYPANSEVGSLEILDAAGRVILQERIPQWSTIHSFDLSDQEHGAYTATLRWGGTKLSTHLTVLR; this is encoded by the coding sequence ATGACAACCCAACCGAGAAGCATGCGTTCTATCGGCATAGCGATCTCCTTGGTGGCTGGCCAATTGGTCAGTCACCAAAGCTTCGCCCAAGGGTTGAACAATTTCTTCTTAATGGGATACGATAACGATGAGGGCTCCCCTTGGGGAGGCACCAACATTGATTATATTTTAGGAATACCGGACATCTACTACCAGTACCGGGATATCGGCTATAGTCGAGCGAATGCCAATATTACCGTTAGCAATGGTGTTCTGTTGTTCAGCACCAACGGAGCATGGGTAGCAGATGCAATAGGCGACACCATGCAGAATGGGACAGGGCTGAGCCCTAGTAACTACTCAACGACCTATAACGAAGGATTACATACACCTCAAGACGCGTTGATCATACCTATCCCTGGGAGTCCTTCACGGCACTACCTTTTTCACGGGACTATCGACAACTTCTCAGAATCATTCGCTCAGTACCTATACGTTTCCGCGATTGACCTGAATATGAATGGAGGCTTCGGTTCAGTTGTTTCCAAGAACATCGTGCTGATCGATGACACGTTGAACATTGGTAAGATCACCAGTGTGCGGCATGCCAACGGACGAGATTGGTGGGTCTTCTGTCACAAGCAATTTGCAAATATCTATTTGCGCTTATTAGTCACACCCTATGGTATCCAAGGTCCATTCCAGCAATCAGTTGGTATGTTGCGGCATGCTGATGGAGGTCAGGTCTGCTTTTCTCCGAATGGCGACAAGTTCGCCTATTACTATGGCGCAGAAGACGATTTAGAAATCTTTGATTTCGATCGTTGCACTGGTCTTTTGTCCAACCCGGTTCATATCGCCATAGAGGATTATAACCAGATGGGAGGCGTTGCGTTTTCGCCCAGTGGTCAGTTCCTTTATGTGTCCTCGGTCTTGGATGTGTATCAATACGATGTCACCGTTGCAGATATCGCAGGGTCTATGGTCCACTTGGGCACTTGGGATGGCTTCTACTCGCCCAGCCCACCTTTGGCAACGGTCTTTGATATAGCGCAATTGGCTCCAGATGGTAAAATTTACATCAGCACCGGCAATGGCACCTTTCATTTGCATGTGATCAATGCGCCGGACCTTCCTGGTTTAGCTTGCGATTTCCAGCAACATGCCATTGAACTACCCACGTACAATTTCAACTCCCTACCCAACCACCCCAACTACCACTTAGGCCCAATAGATGGCAGTGTGTGTGATAGCTTGGGGATCAATACCCTCACACCGTCGGTTCTCGGCTCCGCTCGAACAGCTACGGTGTTTCCCAGCCCAAGCACCGGCCAATTCACCATCAGTTATCCGGCAAATTCAGAAGTAGGTTCGTTGGAAATACTGGATGCAGCAGGTCGCGTTATTTTGCAAGAACGCATACCGCAGTGGAGTACCATTCACAGCTTCGATCTGAGTGATCAAGAGCATGGTGCATACACCGCTACGTTGCGTTGGGGTGGTACTAAACTATCGACCCACTTAACTGTTTTACGATGA
- a CDS encoding EamA family transporter, translating to MPIADRNTLAHIALFIVNAIYGVNYVIAKGLMPEAIGPNGFVLMRVLGAGALFWLIYALRFERPAIADLVRLFLCGLFGVAVNQTMFFNGLMRTSPINSSTIMVATPILVLVLSAILINERVTPTKVLGVVLGACGALALIFFKPSDGGTGATLLGDLFILINAISYGIYLVIVKPLMRKYNAITVMAWSFLFGLLIITPFSWKELSVVQWHSLSNAVLASFLFVVIMVTFVAYLLNTWALGIVSASVVGTYIYIQPVLAALGTWLFMRIGAERLGIPGQYETPFGLPQLICGAAIFLGVYLVSKREKEFR from the coding sequence ATGCCTATAGCAGACCGGAATACCCTTGCACATATCGCGCTTTTTATCGTGAATGCGATCTACGGCGTTAATTATGTGATCGCTAAAGGACTGATGCCCGAGGCTATTGGCCCGAACGGATTCGTACTGATGCGGGTGCTCGGTGCAGGAGCGCTTTTCTGGCTGATCTATGCATTGCGCTTCGAACGACCGGCCATCGCTGATCTGGTCCGGCTTTTTCTCTGTGGACTTTTCGGCGTGGCGGTAAACCAAACGATGTTCTTCAATGGATTGATGCGCACGTCGCCCATCAATTCCAGCACTATCATGGTGGCTACACCCATTCTGGTGCTGGTACTTTCTGCCATATTGATCAACGAGCGCGTAACGCCCACCAAAGTGCTGGGTGTGGTGCTCGGCGCATGCGGTGCCTTGGCGTTGATCTTCTTCAAGCCATCGGATGGGGGTACAGGAGCTACACTGTTAGGTGATCTTTTTATTCTGATCAATGCGATAAGCTATGGCATCTACTTGGTCATTGTTAAACCGCTTATGCGGAAGTACAATGCCATTACCGTTATGGCCTGGTCATTCCTTTTCGGGTTATTGATCATAACGCCTTTCTCGTGGAAGGAATTGAGCGTTGTGCAGTGGCATTCGCTTTCCAATGCGGTGCTGGCCTCCTTCCTCTTTGTGGTGATCATGGTAACATTCGTTGCGTACTTGTTGAACACGTGGGCATTGGGTATTGTTTCGGCAAGTGTGGTGGGAACCTACATCTACATTCAGCCGGTGCTGGCTGCTTTGGGCACGTGGCTCTTCATGCGTATCGGTGCGGAACGTTTGGGTATACCAGGTCAGTATGAAACACCTTTTGGCTTGCCACAACTCATTTGCGGTGCAGCGATCTTCTTGGGTGTGTACTTGGTGAGTAAACGGGAAAAAGAGTTCAGGTGA
- a CDS encoding YicC family protein, whose product MLRSMTGFGRAEGVVKEKKVTVELRSLNSKQLDLFLKVPSLYKEFEVELRQYLATHISRGKAEAFINVEGLQSAKRTSFDRELVRGYYTELKEIAQDIDPHITTDLFAHVLRMPDVATTTAEEIAEGEWDAVRALFNDAVAALDEFRLSEGARLHTELKERVAEISKLLNEVAEMDAVRAERTRERMRAKLAELEAKVDQDRFEQELIFYLEKLDITEEKVRLRSHCTYFEEAMNGNEQQGRKLSFIAQEMGREINTIGSKANDAAIQQVVVRMKDELEKVKEQILNVL is encoded by the coding sequence ATGCTCAGATCAATGACCGGTTTCGGCCGGGCCGAAGGGGTGGTGAAGGAAAAGAAAGTGACTGTGGAATTACGGTCCTTGAACAGCAAGCAATTGGATCTTTTCCTGAAGGTGCCTTCGCTATACAAGGAGTTCGAGGTGGAGTTGCGCCAATATCTGGCGACCCACATTTCCAGGGGTAAGGCCGAAGCGTTCATTAATGTGGAAGGCTTACAAAGTGCGAAACGAACTTCCTTCGATCGCGAGCTCGTACGTGGCTACTACACGGAGTTGAAGGAGATCGCACAGGACATCGACCCGCACATAACCACCGACCTATTCGCACATGTTCTGCGCATGCCGGACGTTGCTACAACTACAGCGGAGGAAATTGCCGAGGGAGAATGGGATGCTGTGAGAGCTCTATTCAATGATGCTGTTGCGGCGCTCGATGAGTTCCGGCTCAGCGAAGGTGCCCGACTTCATACCGAATTGAAGGAACGCGTGGCCGAGATCAGCAAATTGTTGAACGAGGTTGCTGAAATGGATGCTGTTCGGGCTGAGCGGACACGCGAACGGATGCGCGCTAAGCTTGCCGAATTGGAAGCAAAAGTGGATCAAGATCGTTTTGAACAGGAATTGATCTTCTATCTGGAGAAGCTTGATATCACCGAAGAGAAAGTTCGGCTGCGTTCGCATTGCACGTACTTTGAAGAGGCCATGAACGGCAATGAGCAACAAGGGCGTAAGCTCAGTTTCATTGCACAGGAAATGGGGCGCGAGATCAATACCATCGGTTCAAAGGCCAACGATGCCGCGATCCAACAAGTAGTAGTGCGCATGAAGGACGAGTTGGAAAAGGTGAAGGAGCAGATCCTTAATGTGTTGTGA
- the gmk gene encoding guanylate kinase: MQSKTGKCIIVSAPSGAGKTTIVRSLLAQGLRLTFSVSATNRSKRSFEVDGKDYFFISMEEFQEKVEQDAFIEWEEVYPGMVYGTLKSEIERIWALGNIAIFDVDVIGGLHLKKVFGDQALAIFVSPPSIEELEARLRKRDTESIETLKKRIDKAAHEMTFADQFDAIIVNDTLEHACDEAYDLVKKFIG; encoded by the coding sequence ATGCAGAGTAAAACCGGTAAGTGCATCATCGTTTCTGCTCCGTCGGGAGCAGGGAAGACCACGATCGTGCGTAGCTTGTTGGCCCAAGGACTTCGACTTACGTTCTCTGTTAGCGCTACCAATAGATCGAAGCGTTCTTTTGAAGTGGATGGAAAGGATTATTTCTTCATTTCCATGGAGGAGTTCCAGGAAAAGGTCGAACAGGATGCATTCATAGAGTGGGAAGAAGTGTATCCCGGTATGGTCTACGGAACATTGAAAAGTGAGATCGAACGCATTTGGGCACTGGGTAACATCGCCATTTTTGATGTGGATGTGATCGGTGGCCTTCATCTAAAGAAGGTATTCGGTGATCAGGCGCTGGCCATTTTTGTTAGCCCACCCTCCATCGAGGAATTGGAGGCTCGTCTTCGAAAACGTGATACGGAGAGCATCGAAACGTTGAAGAAGCGGATCGATAAAGCAGCCCACGAAATGACATTTGCCGATCAGTTCGATGCGATCATTGTGAATGATACACTTGAACACGCTTGTGACGAGGCTTATGATCTGGTCAAGAAATTTATTGGCTGA
- a CDS encoding nicotinate-nucleotide adenylyltransferase has translation MHIGCLFGSFDPPHVGHIAIAEHMLRTQQLDQVWLVVTPQNPFKKHLVLSADTHRLAMVRLAVKGNEKLVASGFEIDMPRPSYTADSLRFMRHRWPDHVFDLIIGSDNLATLHTWKDPEEILEHHTILVYPREGVEQHLENAVYRDHAKVKIVNDSPMLNVSSTRIREDIGTWKPVEALVAPDVLRYIRQHRLYH, from the coding sequence ATGCATATCGGGTGTCTTTTTGGGTCTTTCGATCCGCCACATGTAGGCCACATTGCTATTGCCGAGCATATGCTCAGGACCCAGCAACTGGATCAGGTCTGGTTGGTGGTAACACCCCAGAATCCATTCAAGAAACACCTTGTACTAAGTGCGGATACGCATCGTTTGGCCATGGTACGGCTTGCTGTAAAAGGCAATGAAAAGTTGGTGGCCAGTGGGTTTGAGATCGATATGCCAAGGCCAAGTTACACGGCAGATAGCCTAAGGTTCATGCGCCATCGGTGGCCGGATCACGTTTTCGATCTGATCATTGGTAGTGATAACCTAGCCACATTGCACACTTGGAAAGATCCTGAAGAGATCCTGGAGCACCATACTATCCTGGTCTATCCACGTGAAGGTGTGGAGCAACACCTGGAGAATGCCGTATACCGCGATCACGCCAAGGTAAAGATCGTCAACGACTCACCAATGTTGAACGTTTCTTCGACACGCATCCGTGAGGATATAGGAACGTGGAAACCAGTTGAAGCGTTGGTCGCTCCCGATGTGTTGCGCTACATCCGCCAGCACCGCTTGTATCATTGA
- a CDS encoding uridine kinase, whose amino-acid sequence MLRGAYLVGIAGGSGSGKTSLVRALRERLPDGTVCLVSQDDYYRSKEEQGVDANGKVNFDLPQGVDLNGLAKDLRTLVAGDPIYRKEYTFNIEGQEPKLIELRPAPIILVEGLFVLHHEPVRELFDLRVFIEASEGAQLDRRIKRDTKERGYGEEEIMYQWDNHVLPAYRNYLLPYRHLCDLHVVNENNFERALTVLHDHLLKTASIVEPISLSGIKTQ is encoded by the coding sequence ATGCTGCGCGGAGCCTATCTGGTAGGTATTGCTGGCGGAAGTGGCTCCGGCAAGACCAGCCTGGTGCGCGCTCTCCGTGAACGGTTGCCCGACGGCACTGTTTGCCTGGTTTCCCAAGATGATTATTATCGCTCCAAGGAAGAGCAAGGGGTTGATGCAAATGGTAAGGTCAACTTCGACCTTCCTCAAGGGGTTGACCTGAATGGCTTGGCAAAGGATCTTCGGACCCTGGTTGCAGGCGACCCGATCTACCGGAAGGAATACACCTTCAACATAGAAGGTCAGGAACCGAAACTGATAGAACTACGTCCTGCTCCGATAATTCTGGTGGAAGGTTTGTTCGTATTACACCATGAACCCGTACGTGAGCTTTTCGATCTGCGGGTATTCATTGAGGCCAGCGAAGGAGCGCAGTTGGATCGTCGCATAAAACGGGATACGAAAGAGCGCGGTTATGGAGAGGAGGAGATCATGTATCAATGGGATAACCATGTGTTACCTGCTTACCGCAACTATTTGCTGCCATACAGGCATTTATGTGATCTGCACGTGGTGAACGAAAATAATTTTGAGCGCGCACTCACCGTTCTGCATGACCATTTGCTCAAAACAGCAAGCATCGTGGAGCCTATATCACTGAGCGGTATAAAGACTCAATGA
- a CDS encoding polyphosphate kinase 2 family protein: MPSFCVNKQGTVDLSAFKTDLGDELKKKELKDSLEKDRDRISELQTKLYTEGTRSLLLIFQAMDAAGKDSCIRHVMSGVNPQGCNVHSFKAPNSEELSHDFLWRHAKALPAKGMVGIHNRSHYEEVLVVKVHPEYLLGQHIPGIMKPDDADKAFWEDRYASIREFEAHLARQGTVVLKFFLHMSKAAQKERFLERIEEKEKNWKFSMGDIAERGHWDAYQNAYEEAISATAAPHAPWFIVPADDQWESRAIVGRLVREELEAMDPMDPELSAKDKKELEEGKVLLLAE, from the coding sequence ATGCCAAGCTTTTGCGTCAATAAGCAAGGAACGGTCGACCTGAGTGCTTTCAAGACTGATCTTGGTGATGAACTCAAGAAAAAGGAATTGAAGGATTCACTCGAGAAGGACAGAGATCGTATAAGTGAGCTTCAAACCAAATTATATACAGAAGGTACAAGGTCGCTTCTCTTGATCTTCCAAGCAATGGATGCAGCGGGCAAGGACAGTTGTATCCGCCACGTTATGAGTGGTGTGAACCCACAGGGATGCAATGTGCATAGCTTCAAAGCACCTAATAGCGAGGAATTGAGCCATGATTTCTTGTGGCGACACGCCAAGGCCCTTCCGGCAAAGGGGATGGTCGGGATCCATAATCGGAGTCATTATGAAGAGGTGCTCGTCGTTAAAGTGCATCCGGAGTATTTGTTGGGCCAACATATTCCTGGGATCATGAAGCCGGATGATGCGGATAAAGCCTTCTGGGAGGATCGTTACGCGAGCATTCGGGAATTTGAAGCACATCTTGCACGGCAAGGAACTGTTGTGTTGAAATTCTTCCTCCACATGAGCAAAGCGGCTCAAAAGGAAAGGTTCCTTGAGCGTATCGAGGAAAAAGAGAAGAACTGGAAATTCAGTATGGGTGATATTGCGGAACGTGGACATTGGGATGCATATCAGAACGCATATGAGGAGGCGATAAGCGCTACTGCTGCTCCGCATGCACCTTGGTTCATAGTGCCAGCCGACGATCAATGGGAAAGTCGCGCGATCGTCGGGCGCTTGGTGCGCGAAGAACTGGAGGCAATGGACCCAATGGATCCGGAATTGAGCGCAAAAGACAAGAAGGAGCTGGAGGAAGGGAAAGTGCTGTTGTTGGCCGAATGA
- the recJ gene encoding single-stranded-DNA-specific exonuclease RecJ encodes MGKLKRWRLVPEVDNDLVQALVHDRCPERGARILVQRGIKDHEQASVFFRPSLDQLHDPFLMADMRKAVERIEEALAEKQRIMVYGDYDVDGTTAVALVYSFLQKFTSNICFYIPDRYAEGYGISTQGIDHAKSEGVALIIALDCGIKSIDKVEYANSKGVDFIICDHHRPGDKLPAAVAVLDPKRNDCNYPFKELSGCGVGFKLMQALAQNNNMPFSDLEPLLDLVAVSTACDIVPVNGENRVLAHFGLLRLNSMPRPGIKAMLDMSNAKRTQGITDLVFSIGPRINAAGRIEHGSQAVELLLAKQAQQAAEIGNRVDVNNTQRQVLDKDITREALEHIDDLVTQDGWSTVVFQDTWHKGVIGIVASRLIEKHYKPTVVLTESNGMAVGSARSVKGFDVYEAINACSDLLEQFGGHMYAAGLSMPLENVDAFKKKFEDVVRNTMDPELRIPEEVADLELRLKDLDKPLVGLLHYMAPYGPGNMRPMFLIRGLVDRGRARIVGEDHVKMELAHPQDPKLSFDAIGFKLGHHFEMIKTGKPFSVLCTLEENEWNGQVKMQLNVKDIKPGILNLLVGEGQKESAIGVAGPA; translated from the coding sequence ATGGGAAAACTAAAGCGGTGGAGATTGGTGCCAGAGGTTGATAACGACCTGGTCCAAGCATTGGTGCATGATCGTTGCCCGGAACGTGGAGCGCGCATTCTGGTGCAGCGTGGAATTAAGGATCATGAGCAGGCATCCGTCTTCTTCAGGCCGTCCTTGGATCAGTTGCATGATCCGTTCCTCATGGCCGATATGAGGAAAGCGGTTGAACGGATCGAGGAGGCGTTGGCCGAGAAACAACGCATAATGGTCTATGGCGATTATGATGTGGACGGTACTACGGCCGTGGCGTTGGTCTATTCCTTTCTACAGAAATTCACGAGCAATATCTGCTTCTACATTCCGGATCGCTATGCAGAAGGGTATGGGATCTCTACGCAAGGGATCGATCATGCCAAATCCGAAGGAGTTGCGTTGATCATTGCGTTGGACTGCGGTATCAAATCCATTGACAAAGTGGAGTATGCCAACTCCAAAGGGGTGGACTTCATTATTTGTGACCACCACAGACCAGGGGATAAGTTACCCGCCGCGGTGGCTGTGCTTGACCCGAAACGGAATGATTGCAATTATCCATTCAAAGAATTGAGCGGCTGTGGTGTTGGTTTCAAGTTGATGCAAGCCTTGGCTCAGAACAACAACATGCCATTCAGTGACCTGGAACCATTGTTGGATCTAGTTGCGGTAAGCACGGCGTGTGATATTGTTCCCGTGAATGGCGAGAACAGGGTACTTGCACACTTCGGATTGCTGAGATTGAATTCCATGCCAAGGCCAGGTATTAAGGCAATGCTGGATATGAGCAACGCAAAAAGGACGCAGGGAATTACCGACCTCGTTTTTTCGATCGGACCACGGATCAATGCCGCAGGGCGCATCGAACATGGTAGCCAAGCAGTGGAATTGTTGTTGGCCAAACAAGCTCAGCAAGCTGCGGAGATCGGCAACCGTGTGGATGTGAACAATACACAACGCCAAGTGCTGGACAAGGACATTACACGTGAGGCCTTGGAACACATCGATGACCTTGTAACGCAAGATGGTTGGAGTACAGTGGTTTTTCAGGATACGTGGCATAAGGGTGTGATCGGGATCGTGGCATCGCGGTTGATCGAGAAACATTACAAACCCACCGTTGTGCTTACCGAAAGCAACGGTATGGCTGTGGGTAGTGCGCGAAGCGTGAAGGGGTTCGATGTGTACGAAGCGATCAATGCCTGCAGCGATCTATTGGAGCAATTCGGTGGACATATGTATGCCGCTGGTCTCAGTATGCCACTTGAGAATGTGGATGCCTTCAAGAAAAAATTCGAAGACGTGGTGCGCAATACAATGGATCCTGAATTGCGAATTCCGGAAGAAGTAGCTGACCTCGAACTACGACTAAAGGACCTGGATAAACCCTTGGTTGGTCTATTGCACTACATGGCACCATATGGTCCAGGGAATATGCGTCCCATGTTCCTGATCAGAGGGCTGGTGGATCGCGGTCGCGCCAGGATCGTTGGTGAGGATCACGTGAAAATGGAATTAGCACACCCGCAGGATCCAAAGCTTAGCTTCGATGCGATCGGGTTCAAATTAGGACACCATTTCGAAATGATCAAGACCGGAAAACCGTTCAGCGTGTTGTGTACGTTGGAAGAAAATGAATGGAATGGTCAAGTGAAAATGCAGTTGAACGTAAAGGATATCAAACCAGGTATACTTAATTTGTTGGTAGGCGAAGGTCAGAAGGAGTCTGCAATTGGAGTTGCGGGTCCGGCCTAG
- a CDS encoding T9SS type A sorting domain-containing protein: MRPLNDRIENEMKKATLFFTGISACLQFFTARAQTPTWSEDVACIVYSHCTTCHHEGGAAHFSLTTFTDAYYSRNDVKAATELGYMPPWPPDPNYRSLAHERVLTQEEIDIIGSWVDGGAPEGDPLLAPPVPIYANASQIPQPDLTAIMEDYVVPPSSSDLYRCFVLDIDNPTDQFITKLEVVPGNRPIVHHVLVFQDTSGQAQVLDDEDIEPGYTNFGGIGVNSAKLIGIWVPGSDALETPSGMGIKLFAGADLVIQVHYPALSTVELDSTRVNIQFGTAPFMRELAIDPVLDHVVTITDGPLVIAPNEVRTFHAQYTAPIAATITAIGPHSHLLGKRMKAYAIPPGGDTIPLIDIPKWDFRWQGMYQFRHPIYLPAGTVLYGEADYDNTADNLSNPNSPPDWVWLGEATTNEMMLFYFAYAFGIPSDENIVVDDALHAEHYQDCDPAFQVGVEELQLVPALGAWPIPASDFLSVATYGRKGVVRLLDISGRAIMQESASSDVVRFNVADIARGVYFIELVSKQGSAPQRVKVLLE; encoded by the coding sequence GTGCGACCTTTGAATGACCGGATAGAGAATGAAATGAAGAAAGCAACTCTCTTTTTTACGGGCATATCTGCATGCCTCCAGTTTTTTACTGCACGTGCGCAGACACCTACTTGGAGCGAGGATGTAGCGTGCATCGTTTACTCGCATTGCACAACTTGTCATCATGAAGGTGGAGCGGCGCATTTCAGTTTAACGACCTTCACTGATGCGTACTATTCACGGAATGACGTAAAGGCGGCAACGGAACTTGGCTACATGCCACCGTGGCCACCTGACCCCAATTATCGGTCCTTAGCACATGAGCGCGTGCTTACGCAAGAGGAGATCGATATCATTGGTTCATGGGTTGATGGTGGAGCGCCGGAAGGTGACCCTCTGTTGGCGCCACCGGTACCTATTTACGCCAACGCATCGCAAATTCCGCAGCCGGATCTTACCGCGATCATGGAAGATTACGTGGTACCTCCGAGCAGCAGTGATCTCTATAGATGCTTTGTGTTGGATATCGATAACCCGACCGATCAGTTCATTACAAAGTTGGAAGTAGTACCAGGTAACCGCCCTATCGTTCATCACGTTCTTGTTTTCCAGGATACATCGGGCCAAGCCCAGGTGTTGGATGATGAGGATATTGAACCCGGCTACACCAATTTTGGCGGGATCGGTGTGAACAGCGCAAAGCTTATTGGTATCTGGGTCCCTGGATCCGATGCCTTGGAAACACCAAGTGGTATGGGAATTAAACTATTTGCCGGAGCGGACCTCGTCATACAAGTGCACTATCCTGCATTGAGTACGGTTGAGTTGGACAGTACACGCGTGAACATCCAGTTCGGCACGGCTCCGTTCATGCGAGAACTTGCGATAGACCCCGTGCTTGATCATGTGGTTACGATCACGGATGGCCCACTGGTCATTGCGCCGAATGAGGTGCGAACCTTTCATGCACAATATACAGCTCCCATTGCCGCGACCATTACTGCGATCGGCCCTCACAGTCACTTGCTTGGAAAGAGGATGAAAGCGTATGCCATTCCACCCGGTGGTGATACCATTCCGCTGATCGACATACCCAAATGGGATTTCAGATGGCAGGGAATGTATCAATTCCGACATCCGATCTATTTGCCCGCTGGAACCGTGTTGTATGGTGAAGCAGATTACGATAACACGGCAGACAACCTGAGTAACCCGAATTCACCGCCGGATTGGGTATGGCTTGGCGAAGCCACTACCAACGAGATGATGCTCTTCTATTTCGCCTATGCATTCGGTATCCCAAGTGATGAGAATATCGTTGTGGATGATGCGCTACATGCGGAGCATTACCAGGATTGCGACCCGGCTTTCCAAGTGGGTGTGGAAGAGCTTCAGCTGGTTCCAGCGCTGGGGGCGTGGCCGATCCCTGCAAGCGATTTCTTGTCCGTTGCAACCTATGGTCGTAAAGGAGTTGTTCGGTTACTCGATATCAGCGGGCGGGCGATCATGCAGGAATCTGCGTCCAGTGATGTGGTCCGGTTCAATGTTGCTGATATCGCACGCGGCGTCTATTTCATCGAGCTTGTTTCAAAGCAGGGCTCAGCACCGCAACGTGTGAAAGTGCTTCTGGAATGA
- a CDS encoding nucleoside deaminase: MIDHTSDEHFMRHALREAELAFQADEVPVGVVIVCKDQIIARAHNLTERLNDVTAHAEMQAITSAAQNLGGKYLKDCTLFVTLEPCVMCAGALQWAQMGRIVFGAFDEKAGYRRFGQRTLHSKTVVVGGVLEAECADLLKAFFKRKRAL; this comes from the coding sequence ATGATCGATCATACCTCGGATGAACATTTCATGCGGCATGCATTGCGCGAAGCAGAATTGGCTTTTCAGGCTGACGAAGTTCCGGTCGGTGTTGTTATCGTTTGCAAGGACCAGATCATTGCACGCGCACACAACCTCACCGAACGGTTGAACGATGTTACCGCACATGCCGAAATGCAAGCGATCACTTCAGCAGCACAGAACCTCGGCGGTAAATACCTGAAGGACTGTACGCTCTTCGTAACGTTGGAACCATGCGTAATGTGCGCTGGTGCTTTGCAATGGGCACAAATGGGGCGCATCGTTTTCGGTGCGTTCGATGAAAAAGCGGGGTATCGAAGGTTCGGTCAACGCACGTTGCATTCAAAGACCGTTGTTGTAGGTGGCGTATTGGAGGCGGAATGTGCCGATCTGTTGAAGGCCTTCTTCAAACGGAAACGGGCCTTATGA
- a CDS encoding BrxA/BrxB family bacilliredoxin yields the protein MYPAELVAPMKSELTAVGFVDLHTPEQVDKALSQPGTVLCVVNSVCGCAAGAARPGVKQSLNGEKRPDNLVTVFAGVDTDATNQARKHFLPYPPSSPSMGLFKDGKLVHFLERHHIEGRSAEMIAENLAMAYDEFC from the coding sequence ATGTACCCAGCAGAATTAGTTGCCCCAATGAAATCCGAACTGACAGCTGTCGGTTTTGTAGATCTACATACTCCTGAGCAAGTTGATAAAGCATTGTCACAACCCGGCACGGTGTTGTGCGTGGTGAATAGCGTTTGCGGTTGTGCCGCAGGTGCTGCTCGCCCAGGTGTTAAGCAATCCTTGAATGGTGAAAAACGTCCAGATAATCTGGTTACGGTTTTTGCTGGTGTGGACACTGATGCCACGAACCAAGCACGTAAGCATTTCCTGCCTTATCCGCCAAGTAGCCCTTCAATGGGATTGTTCAAGGATGGTAAGCTTGTGCATTTTCTGGAGCGCCATCACATAGAAGGTCGCAGTGCCGAGATGATCGCCGAGAATTTAGCGATGGCTTACGACGAGTTCTGTTAG